One region of Flavobacterium pisciphilum genomic DNA includes:
- a CDS encoding multicopper oxidase domain-containing protein, whose translation MKNILIILVYIMLPVLIQAQDMKMEIDKKPVKEESNSSSYTCPMHPDIHESKPGKCPKCGMALVKEKSKTPKPKAGTKPKAETPVKEEMPQKARSSPADKIDKHQAHDMKNMEKKTNPPVKKMMVNDKPPKVVRYDLYVRDTVVNFSGKSKRAIAVNGQIPMPTLTFTEGDTAEIYVHNELNEETSLHWHGLFLPNKEDGVPNLTQMPIKAHSTYKYSFPIKQHGTHWYHSHSGLQEQIGMYGSFVMNKRNSDPNFRIGIDDLPTIPVVLSEWTDMNPENVHRMLHNASDWFAIKKGTTQSYGEAIKQGYFKTKVINEWKRMNAMDVSDVYYEKFLINGKHESQLSQFKAGDKVRLRVSNGGASSNFWLTYAGGRITVVASDGNDVEPVAVDRLLIAVSETYDVVLTIPAENTSYEFLATPEDRTKSASLYIGNGIKQLTSPLPKLKYFEGMKMMNDMMKMNGNLDDMGMKMSLNQMDMNSVMYPEITGPQAKGSKDMPMEMDKEETKSDAPGKMHDMHNMENKYNANALADIVTLNYAMLKSPISTALLKDAPVRELKFELTGNMNRYVWSLDNKVVSEADKILIRKGEILRIILHNNSMMRHPMHLHGHDFRVINGQGDFAPLKNIIDIMPMETDTIEFAASEDGGDWFFHCHILYHMMAGMGRVFSYVDSPPNPEITNPKLAQRKLFADDREFHFMVENDFATNGNDGEAMYQGTRWSIGTEWRLGYNEMHGYETETHIGRYIGKMQWLMPFIGFDWRYRRMGEDEQEKNLFGQNNTKDKRAVASLGVNYTLPMLIVAQAEVFTDGKVRLQFERKDIPVSKRLRMNLMWNTDKEYMAGLRYILTKWGSLSSHYDSDMGFGAGFTVNY comes from the coding sequence ATGAAAAATATACTGATAATACTCGTATATATCATGCTTCCTGTCCTGATTCAGGCCCAGGATATGAAAATGGAAATAGATAAAAAGCCTGTCAAAGAAGAGTCGAATTCCTCTTCCTATACTTGTCCAATGCATCCCGATATTCATGAATCCAAACCTGGAAAATGCCCAAAATGCGGCATGGCATTAGTAAAAGAAAAATCTAAAACACCTAAGCCGAAAGCAGGCACAAAACCTAAAGCTGAAACTCCTGTTAAAGAGGAAATGCCTCAAAAGGCTAGATCTTCCCCTGCGGATAAGATCGACAAGCATCAGGCGCATGATATGAAAAACATGGAAAAGAAAACAAATCCTCCAGTAAAAAAAATGATGGTAAATGATAAGCCGCCTAAAGTTGTAAGGTACGATTTATATGTTCGCGATACGGTGGTAAATTTTTCAGGAAAATCAAAAAGAGCGATAGCAGTAAATGGCCAAATACCAATGCCTACACTCACCTTTACTGAGGGTGATACAGCAGAAATTTATGTCCATAATGAACTCAACGAAGAAACGTCATTACACTGGCATGGATTATTTCTGCCCAATAAAGAAGACGGTGTGCCTAACCTGACACAAATGCCGATAAAAGCACACAGTACCTACAAATATTCTTTTCCCATCAAGCAGCATGGAACCCATTGGTATCATAGCCATTCGGGATTGCAGGAACAAATCGGAATGTACGGATCTTTTGTGATGAACAAACGAAACTCCGATCCCAACTTCAGGATAGGGATAGATGACCTCCCGACAATTCCGGTTGTGCTGAGCGAATGGACCGATATGAACCCTGAGAATGTTCATAGGATGTTGCATAATGCTTCGGATTGGTTTGCAATAAAAAAAGGCACAACCCAGAGTTATGGAGAAGCTATAAAACAAGGTTATTTCAAAACCAAGGTCATCAACGAGTGGAAGCGAATGAACGCTATGGATGTAAGCGATGTTTATTATGAGAAATTTTTAATTAACGGGAAACACGAAAGCCAACTTTCGCAGTTCAAGGCAGGCGATAAGGTAAGATTACGCGTATCTAATGGAGGTGCGTCCAGTAATTTTTGGCTTACGTATGCGGGAGGCAGAATTACAGTAGTAGCCAGTGATGGCAATGATGTTGAGCCCGTTGCGGTAGACCGTCTGCTAATTGCAGTTTCTGAAACCTATGATGTTGTCCTTACCATTCCGGCAGAAAACACATCCTATGAGTTTTTAGCAACACCAGAAGACCGGACAAAATCGGCTTCCCTGTACATCGGAAATGGCATCAAACAGCTCACCTCTCCTTTACCCAAACTGAAATACTTTGAAGGGATGAAAATGATGAACGATATGATGAAAATGAATGGAAACCTGGATGATATGGGGATGAAGATGTCGCTGAATCAGATGGATATGAATTCGGTAATGTATCCTGAAATTACAGGCCCACAAGCAAAAGGAAGTAAAGACATGCCAATGGAGATGGACAAAGAAGAAACCAAATCGGATGCCCCTGGTAAAATGCACGACATGCACAATATGGAAAATAAATACAATGCAAATGCCCTTGCCGATATTGTCACGTTAAATTATGCAATGCTAAAATCTCCTATAAGCACGGCATTGTTAAAAGATGCTCCCGTAAGGGAACTCAAATTCGAGCTTACCGGAAATATGAATCGTTATGTCTGGAGCCTGGATAACAAAGTCGTTTCCGAAGCTGATAAAATACTGATCAGAAAAGGAGAAATTTTACGTATTATTCTGCATAATAATTCAATGATGCGCCACCCAATGCATTTGCATGGCCATGATTTTAGGGTTATCAATGGGCAAGGTGATTTTGCGCCATTGAAAAATATTATCGACATCATGCCAATGGAAACAGATACTATTGAATTCGCCGCAAGCGAAGATGGTGGCGACTGGTTTTTTCACTGTCATATTCTCTACCATATGATGGCTGGTATGGGCAGAGTTTTTTCTTATGTAGATTCACCTCCAAACCCAGAAATAACAAACCCTAAACTGGCTCAGCGAAAATTATTTGCTGACGATAGAGAATTCCATTTCATGGTTGAAAATGACTTTGCAACTAATGGAAACGATGGAGAAGCAATGTATCAGGGTACGCGTTGGAGTATAGGAACCGAATGGAGATTAGGATACAACGAAATGCATGGCTATGAAACTGAAACACATATTGGGCGCTATATTGGAAAAATGCAATGGTTAATGCCGTTTATAGGATTTGACTGGAGATATAGAAGAATGGGAGAAGATGAACAGGAAAAAAATCTCTTTGGACAAAACAATACTAAAGATAAACGTGCAGTAGCGAGTCTAGGGGTCAACTATACCCTTCCTATGTTGATAGTAGCACAGGCCGAAGTTTTCACAGATGGTAAAGTTAGATTGCAGTTTGAGCGAAAAGATATACCTGTTTCTAAAAGACTACGAATGAATCTAATGTGGAATACCGATAAAGAATATATGGCTGGACTTCGTTACATTCTAACAAAATGGGGATCACTTTCGTCACATTATGATAGTGACATGGGCTTTGGGGCAGGATTCACAGTGAATTACTAA
- a CDS encoding DUF305 domain-containing protein gives MRKAALTTLIVIGLMVIACSNDEDKAIHAQEHDKNILMNKMHTMMDQMTLMTMSKDPDLDFANMMILHHKGAIEMANYELQNGADAQIKAMAQDVIDAQQQEIQQMEAIINGIPADQTDNAFAMELMKSMDKMGITADTQLITGDTDHDFATLMIVHHQSALDNALVYLHHGNNAELKAMANMMVEMQTKEIIDFGNWLVAN, from the coding sequence ATGAGAAAAGCAGCACTCACAACCTTGATTGTAATTGGGCTAATGGTTATCGCTTGTTCAAATGATGAAGATAAAGCAATACATGCTCAGGAGCATGATAAAAACATCTTGATGAATAAAATGCACACAATGATGGATCAAATGACCTTAATGACCATGAGCAAAGATCCAGATCTGGATTTTGCCAATATGATGATTCTCCACCATAAAGGTGCTATAGAAATGGCTAATTACGAATTGCAAAATGGCGCCGATGCTCAGATTAAGGCAATGGCACAAGATGTGATTGACGCCCAGCAGCAGGAAATTCAGCAAATGGAGGCAATTATAAATGGCATACCAGCTGATCAAACCGATAATGCTTTTGCTATGGAACTCATGAAATCTATGGACAAAATGGGCATTACTGCTGACACCCAATTAATTACCGGAGATACTGACCACGATTTTGCCACACTAATGATTGTTCACCACCAAAGTGCACTTGATAATGCATTGGTGTATCTACATCATGGAAACAACGCAGAACTCAAGGCAATGGCCAATATGATGGTGGAGATGCAGACAAAGGAAATAATTGATTTTGGCAATTGGCTTGTAGCAAATTAA
- a CDS encoding four-helix bundle copper-binding protein, translated as MSIGGEHASHLCAECAEICKACAEECEKHAAMGMDHCKECAEACRKCAEACEAMAN; from the coding sequence ATGAGTATCGGAGGCGAACATGCCTCTCATTTATGCGCTGAATGCGCCGAAATCTGCAAGGCCTGTGCTGAGGAATGTGAAAAACATGCCGCAATGGGTATGGATCACTGTAAGGAATGTGCGGAAGCTTGTCGCAAATGTGCGGAAGCTTGTGAAGCGATGGCAAATTAA